A single window of Natranaerobius trueperi DNA harbors:
- a CDS encoding manganese catalase family protein, with the protein MFTHDKQLLHQVKVDRPNPTYAAMLQEQLGGGNGELKAGLQYIAQSFRIQDPEIKDLFLDIGAEELSHMEMVATTINMLHGHDPDLTSVQGGNVQAHVLGGLTPLLNDASGNPWTANYINSTGDLAADLLSNIAAEQRAKVVYEYLYRQINDNGVRETIDFLLNREEAHNALFREALNKVQNKGSNQDFGVDENARLYFDLSTPGQYFSAPTPTPPAFQNPRNS; encoded by the coding sequence TTGTTTACTCATGACAAACAATTACTTCATCAAGTTAAGGTAGATCGCCCCAATCCGACCTATGCTGCTATGTTACAGGAACAATTAGGTGGTGGAAACGGTGAATTAAAAGCAGGCCTGCAATATATCGCACAAAGTTTTCGAATCCAAGATCCTGAAATAAAGGATCTATTTTTAGATATTGGAGCAGAAGAACTTAGCCATATGGAAATGGTAGCCACCACTATAAATATGTTACACGGACATGACCCAGATTTAACATCAGTTCAAGGAGGAAACGTTCAAGCTCACGTTCTAGGTGGCTTAACTCCTCTTCTCAATGACGCTTCAGGTAATCCATGGACTGCAAATTATATAAACAGTACTGGTGATTTAGCTGCCGATCTCTTATCTAATATTGCTGCAGAGCAACGCGCCAAAGTGGTGTATGAGTATTTATACAGGCAAATTAATGACAATGGAGTCAGAGAAACTATTGATTTCCTATTGAATCGAGAAGAAGCCCATAACGCTTTATTTAGAGAAGCTCTAAACAAAGTACAAAACAAAGGCTCTAACCAAGATTTTGGTGTTGATGAAAATGCTAGATTGTACTTCGATCTATCAACTCCTGGTCAATATTTTAGTGCTCCAACTCCTACTCCTCCAGCTTTTCAAAATCCTAGAAACTCTTAA
- a CDS encoding transposase, with translation MAFIESIDRNLFPNTLDDYVSEDNPVRVIDAYVDSLNLEEIGFKTYSGNNAGQKPYKRKHLLKLYIYCYMNKIRSSRRIEMETTRNMEVMWLVGKVTPDHGTISAFMKVNRKAIKQLFKEFTLMLKGFGLVNGEIVAIDGTKIKASNSKSKHFTENIIKKKIEYYEAKIDEYINEFLETPENHDMKQVMDEKVESYKARIDQLNSLKKELKDEGKSRSV, from the coding sequence ATGGCTTTTATTGAAAGCATAGATAGAAATTTATTTCCAAATACATTAGATGACTATGTTAGTGAAGATAATCCTGTAAGAGTAATTGACGCTTATGTTGATAGCCTTAATTTAGAAGAAATCGGATTTAAAACTTATTCTGGCAATAATGCTGGACAAAAGCCATATAAAAGAAAACACTTACTTAAGTTGTACATATATTGTTATATGAATAAGATAAGGTCTTCACGTAGAATAGAAATGGAAACAACTAGAAATATGGAAGTGATGTGGCTGGTAGGAAAAGTTACACCTGATCATGGAACAATCTCTGCTTTTATGAAAGTTAATCGGAAAGCCATAAAACAATTATTTAAGGAATTCACCCTTATGCTAAAAGGTTTCGGTCTTGTAAATGGGGAAATTGTTGCCATAGATGGGACAAAAATAAAAGCCAGTAATTCAAAGAGCAAACATTTTACCGAAAATATCATTAAAAAGAAAATTGAGTACTATGAAGCTAAAATTGATGAATATATCAATGAGTTCCTAGAAACTCCAGAAAACCATGATATGAAACAAGTTATGGATGAAAAAGTTGAAAGTTACAAAGCTAGAATTGATCAACTTAATTCCCTCAAAAAAGAACTTAAAGACGAGGGAAAAAGCAGGTCTGTTTAA
- a CDS encoding M20/M25/M40 family metallo-hydrolase: MEIFESDGLRMYEDIVDLAALGNRFAGSTAEKEAGEMVKKSFIQSGFEVYEEAFDVFSFYEKKSQIKLRKPLELTLETRAMYYSPGTDKDGLQGELVYVKNGLEQDYEGKDVEGKVVIFHRDDKQIKDHFWPEIKIASKKGAIGAILINFDEWEFITTLETGYFEQSKRFLPIEPNQIPSVIVSKNKGEMILDLMNREKVIVDIFVNTLNEKMRSSNIRGVKAGSQKNKEKILIYGHRDSAGTPGANDNGSGTVIMLELARLFKDIKLNRTLEFLSTGAEEQLGAAGAQEYINRHKNELNNIKAAVELDMVGSGNSLCVMKGGEWPDKTVNFPDKVCQFIYEKAREHGYAVEYGFNDFGTPDSGKFSAAGIPTTWIWGPDDIYYHSPQDTPEKVDPNKLKIVSDMLIKVVLDLDKQETLNF, translated from the coding sequence ATGGAGATTTTTGAAAGTGATGGATTGAGAATGTATGAAGATATTGTAGATTTAGCAGCTTTAGGAAATAGGTTTGCAGGATCTACTGCAGAAAAAGAAGCTGGTGAAATGGTTAAAAAATCATTTATACAATCTGGATTTGAAGTATATGAAGAAGCTTTTGATGTATTTTCTTTTTATGAAAAAAAATCTCAGATAAAGTTAAGAAAACCGTTAGAGCTTACACTCGAGACCAGAGCAATGTATTATTCACCGGGTACTGATAAAGATGGATTACAAGGCGAATTAGTTTATGTAAAAAATGGTTTAGAACAAGATTATGAAGGTAAAGATGTTGAAGGAAAAGTAGTAATTTTCCATAGAGATGACAAACAAATTAAAGATCATTTTTGGCCTGAAATAAAGATAGCTTCCAAAAAAGGAGCAATTGGCGCAATTCTTATTAATTTCGATGAATGGGAATTTATAACTACTCTTGAAACTGGCTATTTTGAACAATCTAAAAGATTTTTGCCTATAGAACCAAATCAAATCCCATCTGTTATTGTTAGCAAAAATAAAGGTGAAATGATCCTTGATTTAATGAATAGAGAAAAAGTTATTGTAGATATTTTCGTTAACACGCTAAACGAAAAAATGCGTTCATCCAATATAAGGGGGGTTAAAGCCGGAAGCCAAAAAAATAAAGAAAAAATTCTTATATATGGACATAGAGATTCTGCTGGAACTCCTGGAGCGAATGATAATGGATCAGGAACAGTTATAATGTTGGAACTTGCTCGTCTTTTTAAGGATATAAAATTAAATAGAACTTTAGAATTTTTATCCACGGGGGCAGAAGAACAATTAGGGGCTGCAGGTGCACAGGAATATATAAATAGGCATAAAAATGAACTTAATAATATAAAAGCTGCTGTTGAATTAGATATGGTTGGTAGTGGGAATTCACTATGTGTTATGAAAGGAGGTGAATGGCCAGACAAAACAGTAAATTTCCCAGACAAAGTCTGTCAGTTTATTTACGAAAAAGCGCGGGAACATGGGTATGCCGTGGAATATGGATTCAATGATTTTGGAACACCAGATAGCGGTAAATTTTCAGCAGCAGGTATTCCTACCACTTGGATATGGGGACCTGATGATATTTATTACCATAGTCCACAAGACACCCCTGAAAAGGTTGATCCGAATAAATTGAAAATAGTTTCTGATATGTTGATAAAAGTAGTTTTAGATTTAGATAAACAAGAGACTCTTAATTTTTAG
- a CDS encoding redox-sensing transcriptional repressor Rex: MPQRGEAPISVIKRLPVYLRVLDNLVKRDIEVVSSKSLSKQTGFSAEQIRKDLAFFGAFGTRGTGYNTNYLRERILRIIGLDKQTNVAIIGAGHLGTAFARYNIRENPYTNVVGLFDVSPDSVGGEIEGVPVYHLNDLQDMIKQEKVQVGVVTVPAVHAQEVVDRMVEENVKAILNFAPAKLNAPEHVTIHNVDLTIELQSLIYFAREELSADRDKEENKEE; encoded by the coding sequence ATGCCACAAAGAGGCGAAGCACCAATTTCTGTTATTAAACGACTTCCAGTTTATTTGCGAGTACTCGATAATTTAGTAAAAAGAGATATTGAAGTTGTATCTTCAAAAAGCTTAAGTAAACAAACAGGATTTTCTGCTGAACAAATAAGAAAAGACTTGGCGTTTTTTGGCGCCTTCGGGACACGAGGAACAGGTTATAATACTAACTACTTACGTGAAAGAATTTTAAGGATCATTGGTTTAGATAAACAAACTAATGTTGCGATTATTGGAGCAGGACACTTGGGTACAGCATTTGCACGATATAATATACGTGAGAACCCATATACAAATGTAGTAGGTTTGTTTGATGTAAGTCCCGATAGTGTTGGAGGCGAAATTGAAGGTGTACCTGTTTACCATTTAAATGACTTACAAGATATGATTAAACAAGAAAAAGTTCAGGTTGGAGTAGTTACCGTTCCAGCAGTTCATGCTCAAGAAGTTGTTGATCGCATGGTCGAAGAAAATGTGAAAGCTATTTTAAATTTTGCTCCAGCTAAATTAAATGCTCCTGAACATGTAACAATACATAATGTAGACCTAACTATTGAACTTCAGAGTCTTATATATTTTGCACGTGAAGAACTTTCAGCAGATCGAGATAAAGAAGAAAACAAAGAAGAATAA
- a CDS encoding IS66 family transposase — protein sequence WLEEQKSKALPKSAFGKAISYCLNQWKKLNTFLEDGNLELNNIRAERSIKPFVIGRKNWMFANTPKGANSSALIYSIIETAKLNELNPFNYLQFLFENLPQIDINDQEKLDKFLPWSEDLPGNCKLQKTQSK from the coding sequence TGGCTAGAAGAACAAAAATCTAAAGCTTTACCTAAAAGTGCATTTGGAAAAGCTATCTCTTACTGCCTAAATCAGTGGAAAAAACTAAATACATTTTTAGAAGATGGCAATTTAGAACTAAATAACATCAGAGCTGAAAGGTCTATAAAGCCTTTTGTCATAGGTAGAAAGAACTGGATGTTCGCTAATACACCTAAAGGAGCTAACTCTAGTGCTTTAATTTATAGCATTATTGAAACAGCCAAATTAAATGAACTTAATCCATTTAATTATTTACAGTTCTTATTTGAAAATTTACCTCAGATTGACATTAACGACCAAGAAAAATTAGATAAATTTTTACCTTGGTCAGAAGATCTACCAGGAAACTGCAAGTTGCAAAAAACTCAAAGCAAATAG
- a CDS encoding 2'-5' RNA ligase family protein — translation MSIENKLFLVAIPRGRLLKVAQSIQEKLNQKFNIYTSKLPPLHVTIDHISIDDKYKYDKAIKIIKKECDNKNPFELFVKGFSFFDPPYKSINLYVEKTDCLQKLSQGIHTKLKEEGLSSRPFPEEWEFHISLINTTFASREWTDEEFYKAKEIVKEWNINMKCTIEWLELWKPKYEPHLEIEDFFELKGDEG, via the coding sequence ATGAGTATTGAAAATAAATTATTTTTAGTAGCTATTCCACGAGGAAGACTATTAAAGGTAGCTCAAAGTATACAAGAAAAACTGAACCAAAAGTTTAATATATATACTTCAAAGTTGCCTCCTTTACATGTGACCATTGATCATATTAGTATAGATGACAAATACAAGTATGACAAGGCTATTAAAATAATTAAAAAAGAATGTGATAATAAGAACCCTTTTGAATTATTCGTAAAAGGTTTTAGTTTTTTTGATCCCCCTTATAAATCTATTAATTTATACGTTGAAAAGACTGATTGTTTGCAAAAATTATCGCAAGGGATACATACAAAGCTAAAAGAAGAAGGATTATCTAGCCGGCCTTTTCCTGAAGAGTGGGAGTTTCATATTAGTTTAATTAATACTACTTTTGCTAGTAGGGAATGGACCGATGAAGAATTTTATAAAGCAAAAGAAATAGTCAAGGAATGGAATATAAATATGAAATGTACAATTGAGTGGTTAGAATTATGGAAACCGAAATATGAACCCCATTTAGAAATAGAAGATTTTTTTGAACTTAAAGGTGATGAGGGGTGA
- a CDS encoding DUF2225 domain-containing protein, whose translation MSDVLYDKKLTCLLCKYKFKTKKVRHSRLRLIKEHSDFYREYEGINPNYYLVNVCPKCGYAYTDQFTSPKPSHKEEIEKKVSNNWVSRDFGIVRDFNMALDSLKLAVFCGQIQGEKYNILATLLLHTAWIYREQNDEQNEMRFLKLAREQFLKVYQEDTSKEVNLAKLLFLLGELSKRIGGSDEAVTWFSKLVSDRNIQDEKMITRARDQWMLIKKENDRTG comes from the coding sequence ATGTCCGATGTATTGTATGACAAAAAATTAACATGTCTACTTTGTAAATATAAGTTTAAAACGAAAAAAGTACGTCATTCACGATTAAGGTTAATTAAAGAACATAGTGATTTTTATAGAGAATATGAAGGTATCAATCCTAACTACTATTTAGTGAACGTATGTCCTAAATGTGGGTATGCTTATACTGATCAGTTTACTTCACCAAAACCTTCTCATAAAGAAGAAATAGAGAAAAAAGTATCTAACAATTGGGTTTCTAGAGATTTTGGTATCGTTAGAGATTTCAACATGGCTCTAGACTCATTGAAGCTAGCTGTTTTCTGTGGACAAATTCAAGGAGAAAAGTATAATATTTTAGCTACTTTACTTTTACATACTGCCTGGATTTATAGAGAACAAAATGATGAGCAAAATGAAATGAGATTCTTAAAATTAGCTAGAGAACAATTTCTTAAAGTTTATCAAGAGGATACATCAAAAGAAGTTAATTTAGCTAAATTGTTGTTTCTTTTAGGTGAATTAAGCAAAAGAATTGGTGGAAGTGATGAAGCTGTTACTTGGTTTTCAAAATTAGTTAGCGATAGAAATATACAAGATGAAAAAATGATTACCCGTGCTCGTGATCAATGGATGCTTATTAAAAAGGAAAATGATAGAACAGGGTAA
- a CDS encoding zinc ribbon domain-containing protein, with translation MEDRQIKNAIEERFVCSKCEGTNPVLKEIAVTGTGLSKLFDIQHNKFLTVSCDYCGYSEMYDMNILRNKTGLDGNDLADVLFG, from the coding sequence TTGGAAGATAGACAAATTAAAAATGCCATTGAAGAGCGATTTGTATGTAGTAAATGTGAAGGAACGAATCCAGTCTTAAAAGAAATAGCTGTAACTGGAACTGGACTTTCAAAATTATTTGATATTCAGCATAATAAATTTCTTACTGTTTCTTGTGATTATTGTGGATATTCAGAAATGTATGATATGAATATTCTAAGAAATAAAACTGGTCTTGATGGGAATGATCTAGCTGATGTTTTATTTGGTTGA